The following proteins are encoded in a genomic region of Heptranchias perlo isolate sHepPer1 chromosome 6, sHepPer1.hap1, whole genome shotgun sequence:
- the LOC137323177 gene encoding putative leucine-rich repeat-containing protein DDB_G0290503, giving the protein MCFYKQGDRKLDNKVDTRLLSPLGSIAAWVELRDLVSSYVFQLSLIETAQCKHCDENIKLLQEKEIEIRNLKVLLNRQKRELKRQRKGQENEIQLYSTLERNDALLLQDQLLKSSEMQAEITELNRKNEQLQTAIEELRSVNDQFFTTNLDVDAQMHDFKTKNVNLQKRNAKMQSTVADLIKKNYKMWSHMSDVQESITYLKTAVDEVKEDNSKLQSMISELHLKNEQLHSIIVELQGNISPMEASVREKLCKLVTAGTEDQELHLRILTLQEQNDQLKTMILDLAKKQGCQGTFYLQMQDNVTQVQDIMEKLRKENKQMQTIISELDEKKYQLEVFVSALEENHFKLQTAVSQNGQVLAFPELQNNMTEENLKLQHENWELQATISELCKSKHQLEASLSTLEEKVCKLEAAEFDNKKLQFMILELQGKSNECTTTIIKLEDKNINLQKNYNDLQDYKNELLTIVSELQSKTLKLEGAELQSRQLQLLVTDLQGKNAQLNIKINELGEKNSCLEEYISQVQHNVTHHWIANYDLQEDARPKPTIVATKKRKYQFEASSSELQAVLSTLEVIDIMKEKHQVSVSQLQENIFDTQDNILKLHGRINCLHKIVMELQEISLHFSLNISELQNKIYKSDIRKSQNQHLLVICQERKSYSEKKVSIPELETMVESPITRLPASRECSLIQVILKVIMVSKEIKISIENIGVETKYLQASFFDLERKISKIQLHKDSLLNTEECTLQEIVQQLKVYKCTLEKHEEEKALLKQKVFELDKRLAEEKSFSNKIEAQMQNQQRAANSENSKLQKSIKDLLSSNMKLEETINWSLERNGVLDVKLATLKNILTEEQFQFSEKEAKVNHQWKVYINQVESLRGMLSKMFTENTDLKETIKKLNQEKFLLQTTVSKLQSKLKSEKLNVQIQQDDQLGPKCSGNSLQEKSKTMQKNNRKLIKGMEELEGDKELPENIVNKLETKLTKENLCFDEKGIQMKNQQKTTDCDENNCPEARTEELQDNTNKACETWITVEKADKMIDLI; this is encoded by the exons ATTGAAACTGCACAATGTAAGCATTGTGACGAGAATATTAAGCTACTTCAAGAAAAAGAGATTGAGATTCGAAATCTGAAGGTTCTTTTGAATAG GCAGAAACGAGAGCTGAAACGCCAACGGAAAGGCCAAGAAAATGAAATCCAATTATATAGTACACTGGAGAGAAATGATGCACTACTG CTCCAAGATCAACTGTTGAAGAGCAGCGAAATGCAAGCAGAAATAACCGAACTAAATAGGAAAAATGAGCAGTTGCAGACAGCTATTGAAGAGCTTCGGAGTGTAAATGATCAGTTTTTCACAACTAATCTGGATGTAGATGCCCAAATGCATGATTTCAAAACTAAGAATGTTAACCTTCAGAAAAGGAATGCAAAGATGCAATCTACTGTTGCAGATctgattaaaaaaaattacaagatgTGGAGCCATATGTCTGATGTGCAGGAATCAATTACCTATCTGAAAACTGCAGTTGATGAGGTAAAGGAAGATAATAGCAAACTACAATCTATGATTTCTGAATTACATTTGAAAAATGAACAACTTCACTCTATTATTGTGGAGCTGCAGGGCAATATTAGCCCAATGGAAGCATCTGTCCGAGAAAAGCTTTGTAAACTGGTAACTGCTGGAACTGAAGATCAGGAACTTCATCTCAGGATCTTAACActacaggaacagaatgatcagCTGAAAACCATGATCCTGGACTTAGCTAAGAAACAAGGCTGTCAGGGAACATTTTATTTACAAATGCAGGATAATGTCACTCAGGTTCAGGATATTATGGAAAAATTACGCAAAGAAAATAAACAAATGCAAACCATAATCTCAGAACTCGATGAGAAAAAATACCAACTTGAGGTTTTTGTTTCAGCACTAGAAGAAAATCATTTCAAACTGCAGACAGCTGTTTCTCAGAATGGTCAGGTTCTTGCATTTCCAGAACTGCAGAATAATATGACAGAAGAGAATTTGAAGCTACAACATGAGAACTGGGAGCTGCAGGCCACAATATCAGAACTTTGCAAAAGTAAGCACCAGCTTGAAGCTTCTCTTTCAACACTAGAAGAAAAAGTCTGTAAACTTGAGGCTGCTGAGTTCGACAATAAAAAGCTCCAATTCATGATCCTAGAACTTCAGGGAAAAAGTAATGAATGTACAACCACTATCATCAAACTTGAAGACAAAAATATTAATCTACAAAAAAATTACAATGACCTTCAGGACTATAAAAATGAACTATTAACAATTGTTTCAGAATTACAAAGTAAGACATTAAAGTTAGAGGGTGCTGAATTACAAAGCAGACAGCTTCAACTCCTAGTTACAGACCTGCAGGGAAAGAATGCACAGTTAAACATCAAAATCAATGAACTTGGAGAGAAAAACAGCTGTCTAGAAGAATATATTTCACAAGTGCAGCACAATGTAACCCATCATTGGATTGCTAATTATGACTTGCAAGAAGATGCAAGACCTAAACCTACAATTGTGGCAACTAAAAAGAGGAAATACCAGTTTGAAGCTTCTTCATCAGAGCTGCAAGCAGTACTAAGTACATTAGAGGTTATTGATATCATGAAGGAGAAACATCAGGTGTCAGTCTCACAGCTGCAAGAAAACATTTTTGACACTCAAGACAACATTTTGAAACTACACGGAAGAATCAACTGTCTTCACAAGATTGTTATGGAACTACAAGAAATCAGCCTTCATTTTAGCCTAAACATTTCAGAATTACAAAACAAGATTTATAAGTCTGACATCAGAAAATCACAAAACCAACATCTCTTAGTGATTTGTCAGGAGAGAAAAAGTTATAGTGAGAAAAAGGTCTCTATTCCAGAGCTCGAAACCATGGTTGAATCACCTATTACTAGGTTACCAGCCTCCAGAGAATGTTCACTTATACAAGTAATCCTTAAAGTGATAATGGTTAGCAAAGAAATTAAGATCTCCATTGAGAATATTGGGGTTGAGACCAAATATCTTCAGGCTTCATTTTTTGATCTAGAGAGAAAAATCAGTAAGATACAGTTGCATAAGGATAGCTTGTTAAATACAGAGGAGTGTACTCTTCAAGAAATTGTTCAGCAGCTGAAGGTATATAAATGTACACTTGAGAAACACGAAGAAGAGAAAGCTCTCCTGAAACAAAAAGTATTTGAACTGGATAAAAGACTTGCTGAGGAAAAGTCCTTCTCGAATAAAATAGAAGCTCAAATGCAGAACCAGCAACGAGCAGCTAACTCTGAAAATTCTAAATTGCAAAAATCAATAAAGGACCTTCTGAGTAGTAATATGAAACTTGAAGAAACAATTAATTGGTCTCTGGAACGGAATGGAGTGTTAGATGTCAAACTTGCTACCCTGAAGAATATTCTTACAGAGGAACAGTTCCAATTTAGTGAAAAAGAAGCCAAGGTAAACCATCAGTGGAAGGTATATATCAATCAGGTTGAAAGTCTACGAGGTATGTTGTCAAAAATGTTCACAGAAAATACAGATCTTAAGGAAACAATTAAGAAACTTAACCAGGAGAAATTCCTGCTACAAACCACAGTATCTAAATTGCAGTCTAAGTTAAAATCAGAGAAGTTAAATGTACAAATTCAGCAGGATGACCAGCTGGGTCCGAAGTGTTCTGGTAATAGTCTGCAGGAGAAAAGTAAAACAATGCAAAAAAATAATAGGAAACTCATAAAGGGCATGGAGGAGCTTGAAGGAGATAAAGAGCTTCCCGAGAATATAGTCAACAAGCTAGAGACAAAGCTTACCAAAGAAAATCTGTGCTTTGATGAGAAAGGTATTCAAATGAAAAACCAACAGAAGACAACAGATTGTGATGAGAATAATTGCCCAGAAGCCAGAACAGAGGAACTGCAAGACAACACCAATAAAGCTTGTGAGACTTGGATTACTGTTGAAAAAGCAGACAAAATGATAGACCTT ATATGA